One Salmo salar chromosome ssa01, Ssal_v3.1, whole genome shotgun sequence DNA window includes the following coding sequences:
- the LOC106568264 gene encoding versican core protein isoform X1 codes for MLHLRHLLWLMFLCSALAEKDPSWRMTVEKAAPVSGSLAGRVVLPCHFSITPTTHTSTLTPSTQGPEDQLRIKWSKLEGDAERVVLVAHGGVIKVGQEYRGRVSVPSHPQEVGDASLIVVQLRASDAGLYRCEVMHGMEDTQDTVHLNVSGVVFHYRSSSSRYTLSFPGAIDACLAAGATIATAEQLTVAFEDGLDQCDAGWIADQTVRYPITKPRPGCMGDMKHRPGIRTYGLRDPKETYDVYCYVDKLHGEVFYAPVSYKLTLRQAKHECERQGAVLASPGNLFAAWRGGLDRCDYGWLSDGSVRYPISVPRPQCGGGLLGVRTLYRFPDQSGFPNPVDRHGAFCFKGKEPEITTPGPVTTTDARRTDTATDNPDAIYHTGRTDHTVTDRTHTGRTDHTVTDRTHTGRTDHTVTDRTHTARTDHTVTDRTHTARTDHTVTDRTHTARIDHTVTDRTHTARTDHTVTDRTHTARTDHTVTDRTHPTDRPHQTTADQDRSQHAGGPHETAYTGTDRHYTATDRTHTTKHKHYTTDYTTIDKDRTTEDRTTEDRTTEDRTTEDRTTGRKPDSSVGTTLFPENDVDDFGPDLTKVESVPSRGDTLFPMQLPPLPTTRSQPIHPHLDINQGGDRVGEERDSDRLRQRGEQWEWGGEQ; via the exons ATGTTACATCTCAGGCACCTGCTCTGgctgatgtttctctgttctgcttTAGCTGAGAAAG ATCCATCATGGAGGATGACGGTAGAGAAGGCAGCTCCCGTTAGTGGTTCTCTGGCAGGCAGGGTGGTGCTACCATGCCACTTCTCCAtcacccccaccacacacacctccacactcaCCCCTAGCACCCAGGGCCCAGAGGACCAGCTGAGGATCAAGTGGAGCAAGCTCGAGGGAGATGCGGAGCGTGTGGTGCTGGTGGCCCATGGAGGAGTGATCAAGGTGGGGCAGGAGTACAGGGGAAGGGTGTCTGTGCCCAGCCACCCCCAGGAGGTAGGGGATGCCTCGCTGATCGTTGTCCAACTGAGGGCTAGCGACGCTGGACTCTATCGCTGCGAAGTCATGCATGGGATGGAGGACACCCAGGATACTGTTCATCTCAATGTCAGTG gtgtGGTGTTTCACTACAGATCTAGCTCTAGTCGTTACACCTTGTCCTTCCCTGGGGCCATTGACGCGTGTCTCGCTGCCGGGGCCACCATCGCTACAGCCGAACAGCTGACCGTCGCCTTCGAGGACGGACTGGACCAGTGTGACGCCGGATGGATAGCCGACCAgactgtcag ATACCCAATCACGAAGCCCCGTCCTGGTTGCATGGGCGATATGAAGCACAGACCTGGGATCAGGACGTATGGGCTCAGAGACCCTAAAGAGACCTATGACGTCTACTGCTATGTAGACAAACTACACG GTGAGGTGTTCTACGCCCCTGTCAGCTACAAGCTGACCCTTCGCCAGGCCAAGCATGAGTGTGAGAGGCAGGGGGCGGTGCTCGCCTCCCCTGGTAACCTGTTTGCCGCGTGGCGTGGAGGACTGGATCGCTGTGACTACGGCTGGCTGTCAGACGGCAGCGTCCGCTACCCCATCTCCGTCCCCAGGCCCCAGTGTGGAGGAGGGCTGCTGGGGGTCCGGACCCTGTACCGATTCCCTGACCAGTCAGGCTTCCCCAACCCTGTTGACAGACACGGAGCTTTCTGTTTCAAGG ggAAGGAACCAGAGATCACCACTCCTGGACCTGTGACGACCACAGACGCTCGCAGGacagacacagctacagacaATCCTGATGCCATCTACCACACAGGCAGAACTGACCACACAGTTACAGACAGAACTCACACAGGCAGAACTGACCACACAGTTACAGACAGAACTCACACAGGCAGAACTGACCACACAGTTACAGACAGAACTCACACAGCCAGAACTGACCACACAGTTACAGACAGAACTCACACAGCCAGAACTGACCACACAGTTACAGACAGAACTCACACAGCCAGAATTGACCACACAGTTACAGACAGAACTCACACAGCCAGAACTGACCACACAGTTACAGACAGAACTCACACAGCCAGAACTGACCACACAGTTACAGACAGAACTCACCCCACAGACAGACCACACCAGACTACTGCAGACCAAGACAGAAGTCAGCATGCAGGTGGACCACATGAGACAGCTTATACaggcacagacagacattacACAGCTActgacagaacacacaccaccaaacaCAAACATTACACCACTGACTACACGACAATAGACAAAGACAGAACGACAGAAGACAGAACGACAGAAGACAGAACTACAGAAGACAGAACTACAGAAGACAGAACTACAGGCAGAAAGCCAGACTCCTCTGTTGGTACCACTCTGTTCCCTGAGAATGACGTGGATGACTTTGGCCCAGACCTAACCAAGGTAGAGTCAGTCCCAAGCAGGGGTgataccctgttccctatgcagCTGCCCCCTCTCCCCACCACCCGCTCCCAGCCCATCCACCCCCACCTCGACATCAACCAGGGGGGAGAccgggtgggagaggagagagactcagATAGGCTCAGGCAGAGGGGAGAGCAGTGGGAGTGGGGAGGGGAGCAGTAG